The proteins below are encoded in one region of Paenisporosarcina cavernae:
- the gyrA gene encoding DNA gyrase subunit A produces the protein MADMPIQGVQGINISSEMKTSFLDYAMSVIVQRALPDVRDGLKPVHRRILYAMQDLGNTADKPYKKSARIVGDVIGKYHPHGDVAVYDTMVRMAQHWSYRYMLVDGHGNFGSVDGDAAAAMRYTESRMSKIAMELLRDINKNTIDFKDNYDGQEREPIVLPSRYPNLLVNGTSGIAVGMATNIPPHHLGETIEGVLALADNPAITTEELMEIIPGPDFPTGALILGRSGIRRAYESGRGSIIMRAKVEIEQKASGKEVILVHELPFQVNKARLIEKIAELVRDKKIEGITDLRDESDRNGMRIVIEVRKDANANVLLNNLYKQTALQTSFGVNMLALVDGQPKVLGLKEILYHYLEHQKVVIRRRTQFELTKAEDRAHILEGLRIALDHIDAIIALIRSSQTGEEAKNGLMEKFNLSERQAQAILDMRLQRLTGLERDKIEEEYTELQKLIAELRAILADETKLIQIIREELEEIKDRYSDERRTEITAGGSEMLEDEDLIPREDSVVTLTHNGYVKRLPANTYRSQKRGGRGVQGMGTNDDDFVEHLLYTSTHDTILFFTSTGKVYRAKGYEIPEYGRTAKGLPMVNLLGVEKTEKVTAMIRVAEFDADAYFIFTTKLGVTKRTSVSNFANIRANGLISISLREDDELISVKLTDGTKHIIIGTRNGMLVRFEETDIRSMGRTASGVRGIRLREDDYVVGMEILEEGQEVLVVTENGYGKRTPEAEYRLQSRGGVGIKTSQITDKTGALASVKSVDGTEDLMLITINGMLIRMDVSSISITGRSTQGVRLIRLGDEELVATVAKVAKSPEEEDVEEDDEEGMSSPSDSFEENIEVSVESDSDDETEE, from the coding sequence ATGGCAGATATGCCTATTCAAGGTGTTCAAGGAATTAATATTAGTTCGGAAATGAAAACATCGTTTTTGGATTATGCGATGAGTGTAATTGTTCAACGTGCGTTACCAGACGTTCGAGATGGATTAAAACCAGTACATCGTCGAATTTTATATGCAATGCAGGATTTAGGGAATACAGCAGATAAACCGTATAAGAAATCGGCACGTATTGTAGGGGACGTTATTGGTAAGTATCACCCGCATGGTGACGTAGCGGTATATGACACGATGGTGCGGATGGCGCAACATTGGTCGTATCGTTACATGTTAGTCGATGGACACGGGAACTTTGGTTCTGTAGACGGAGACGCTGCTGCAGCGATGCGTTACACGGAATCTCGTATGTCGAAAATCGCGATGGAATTACTGCGCGATATTAATAAAAATACGATTGATTTTAAAGATAACTATGATGGACAAGAACGGGAGCCAATCGTTCTGCCAAGTAGATATCCAAACTTACTCGTCAATGGTACATCTGGTATCGCAGTAGGGATGGCAACAAATATCCCACCGCATCATTTAGGTGAAACGATTGAAGGGGTACTTGCATTAGCGGATAATCCAGCGATTACAACAGAAGAATTAATGGAAATTATTCCTGGACCGGACTTCCCAACAGGGGCATTAATACTTGGTAGAAGCGGAATTCGTCGTGCGTATGAAAGCGGACGCGGTTCGATTATTATGCGTGCGAAAGTCGAAATTGAACAAAAAGCAAGCGGAAAAGAAGTCATTTTAGTGCATGAACTTCCTTTCCAAGTGAATAAAGCACGGTTAATCGAAAAAATTGCGGAACTTGTTCGCGATAAAAAAATCGAAGGTATTACCGATCTTCGAGATGAGTCCGATCGTAATGGAATGCGTATTGTTATTGAAGTTCGAAAAGATGCCAATGCAAATGTCTTGTTAAACAACCTATACAAACAAACAGCTTTGCAAACGAGCTTCGGTGTAAATATGCTCGCATTAGTGGACGGTCAACCAAAAGTGTTAGGCTTGAAAGAAATTTTGTATCACTATTTAGAGCATCAAAAAGTAGTGATTCGACGACGTACACAATTCGAACTAACAAAAGCGGAAGATCGAGCACATATTCTAGAAGGTTTGCGTATTGCACTTGATCATATTGATGCGATTATCGCGTTAATTCGTTCTTCTCAAACAGGAGAAGAAGCGAAAAATGGGTTAATGGAAAAATTCAATTTATCGGAACGCCAGGCACAAGCTATTTTAGATATGCGTTTACAACGCTTAACTGGTTTAGAACGCGACAAAATTGAAGAAGAGTATACAGAACTTCAAAAGTTAATCGCTGAACTACGTGCGATATTAGCCGATGAAACGAAATTGATTCAAATCATTCGCGAAGAACTAGAAGAAATTAAAGATCGTTATAGTGATGAGCGTCGAACAGAAATCACTGCTGGCGGTTCTGAAATGCTCGAAGACGAAGATTTAATTCCTCGAGAAGATTCCGTCGTGACGTTAACACACAATGGATATGTGAAGCGTTTACCTGCTAATACGTATCGTAGTCAAAAACGTGGAGGCCGTGGCGTACAAGGAATGGGAACGAACGATGATGATTTCGTGGAACATTTATTGTACACATCTACTCACGATACGATTCTCTTCTTTACGAGTACCGGAAAAGTGTATCGTGCAAAAGGATATGAAATTCCAGAGTACGGGCGTACGGCAAAAGGATTACCAATGGTGAACTTGCTAGGCGTGGAAAAAACGGAAAAAGTTACTGCCATGATCCGTGTAGCGGAATTTGATGCTGATGCTTATTTTATTTTTACAACGAAGCTTGGTGTAACAAAACGGACGTCTGTCTCTAATTTCGCCAATATCCGTGCAAACGGCTTAATCTCCATTTCCTTACGAGAAGACGATGAGCTCATTTCCGTCAAACTAACAGATGGAACCAAACATATCATCATTGGAACACGTAACGGAATGCTCGTTCGTTTTGAAGAAACAGATATTCGTTCGATGGGTCGAACTGCTTCAGGTGTCCGTGGGATTCGATTACGTGAAGATGATTATGTGGTCGGCATGGAGATTTTAGAAGAAGGACAAGAAGTACTTGTTGTGACAGAAAACGGCTATGGAAAACGTACACCAGAAGCAGAGTATCGTTTACAATCACGTGGCGGTGTAGGAATTAAAACGAGTCAAATTACCGATAAAACTGGTGCATTAGCATCGGTGAAATCTGTTGATGGCACGGAAGATTTAATGTTAATTACCATTAACGGCATGCTAATTCGTATGGACGTTAGTAGTATTTCGATAACAGGACGTAGCACGCAAGGAGTTCGTCTGATTCGTCTTGGTGACGAAGAATTAGTTGCGACAGTTGCGAAAGTAGCGAAGTCTCCTGAAGAAGAAGACGTAGAAGAGGATGATGAAGAAGGAATGTCATCGCCATCCGATTCATTCGAAGAGAACATAGAAGTGTCAGTAGAAAGTGATTCTGACGACGAAACAGAAGAATAA
- the dnaN gene encoding DNA polymerase III subunit beta has translation MKFEIMRDHLMMALNDVMKAVSQKTTTPILTGIKLDLNESGLKMTGSDSDITIQTFIPTEVDGDQVIRIIEEGSIVLQAKVFHEIIRKLPTSDVEIEVREQHHTLIRSGKSEFDLLGLNSSDYPLLPEVQEDQKFTIPADLLRSIIRETVFAVSTQESRPVLTGVHWLAKDGDLVCVATDSHRLARRKTTLPALPAESYSVVIPGKSLNELSKIIGDSTDDVEIVMTKQLVLFKSGDVLFYSRLLEGNYPDTSRLIPAEFKTDVIINSRALLSAIDRASLLSREERNNIVRFTSLDGNVVEISSSSPEIGKVEEEVAAESIEGEELKLSFSAKYMMDALKAIDASEVKIQFAGAMRPFILKSVHDETNLQLILPVRTY, from the coding sequence ATGAAATTTGAAATCATGCGAGATCACTTGATGATGGCACTAAATGATGTCATGAAAGCTGTTTCCCAAAAAACAACCACTCCTATTTTGACTGGTATAAAATTGGACTTAAACGAATCAGGTTTAAAAATGACCGGAAGTGATTCGGACATTACGATCCAAACGTTTATTCCAACAGAAGTAGATGGAGACCAAGTTATTCGAATAATTGAAGAAGGATCGATTGTATTACAAGCGAAAGTTTTTCATGAAATTATCCGTAAACTGCCTACAAGTGACGTGGAAATCGAAGTACGGGAACAACATCATACGTTAATCCGCTCTGGTAAATCAGAATTTGATTTATTAGGCTTAAATTCGTCTGATTATCCTTTATTACCAGAGGTGCAAGAGGATCAAAAGTTTACCATTCCAGCAGATCTCTTACGCTCTATTATTCGTGAAACTGTCTTTGCAGTATCTACACAAGAGAGTCGTCCAGTATTAACAGGTGTTCATTGGCTAGCAAAAGATGGAGACCTCGTATGTGTTGCAACAGACTCGCATCGTTTAGCTAGACGAAAAACAACCTTGCCTGCTTTGCCAGCTGAATCGTATAGCGTGGTGATTCCTGGAAAAAGCTTGAATGAGTTAAGTAAAATCATAGGTGATTCTACAGATGATGTGGAAATCGTCATGACAAAACAACTTGTCTTATTCAAATCAGGGGATGTATTATTTTACTCTCGCTTGTTGGAAGGCAATTATCCGGACACATCTCGCTTAATTCCTGCCGAATTTAAAACCGATGTTATCATCAATTCGCGTGCACTACTTTCTGCCATTGATCGAGCATCCTTACTTTCTCGTGAAGAACGTAACAACATCGTTCGTTTCACATCACTTGATGGGAACGTTGTGGAAATTTCCTCTAGTTCACCAGAAATCGGGAAAGTAGAAGAAGAAGTAGCTGCTGAAAGTATCGAAGGGGAAGAGCTTAAACTATCCTTTAGTGCAAAATACATGATGGATGCGTTGAAAGCCATTGATGCTAGTGAAGTGAAAATTCAATTTGCAGGTGCCATGCGTCCATTCATTTTAAAATCGGTGCATGACGAGACAAATTTACAATTAATTTTACCGGTTCGAACATACTAA
- the recF gene encoding DNA replication/repair protein RecF (All proteins in this family for which functions are known are DNA-binding proteins that assist the filamentation of RecA onto DNA for the initiation of recombination or recombinational repair.), with product MYIESLELSNYRNYTSLSLEFSPSINVFIGQNAQGKTNVMESIYVLAMAKSHRTSNDKELIRWEQEYGKIKGNVHKKYGVLPFELTLSKKGKKGKVNHLEQNRLSNYIGQMNVVMFAPEDLDLVKGSPQVRRRFLDMEIGQISPVYLHELLTFQKLLKQRNHLLKMHQGKQQVNDVMFDVYTEQYCQAAVTVIQKRFEFMELLQKWAEPIHFGISRELEKLTIHYKTIAGMDASLPAEKMVAMMQEKVKQTQTAELARGITLVGPHRDDLQFEVNGYDVQTYGSQGQQRTTALSLKLAEIELIKQEVGESPILLLDDVLSELDDYRQSHLLHTIQGDVQTFVTTTSVDGIDHETIQNAKLFHVKESNVLMEE from the coding sequence ATGTATATTGAATCATTAGAGTTATCCAATTATCGAAATTACACATCCCTTTCCCTAGAATTTTCGCCGTCCATTAACGTATTTATCGGCCAAAATGCGCAAGGGAAAACAAATGTCATGGAATCTATTTACGTACTTGCAATGGCAAAATCCCATCGAACGTCAAATGATAAAGAATTGATACGCTGGGAGCAAGAGTATGGTAAAATAAAAGGTAATGTTCATAAAAAATATGGTGTGCTTCCATTCGAATTGACTCTTTCTAAAAAAGGGAAAAAAGGAAAAGTAAACCATCTTGAACAAAATCGCTTAAGTAATTATATCGGACAGATGAATGTCGTCATGTTCGCACCGGAAGATCTAGACTTGGTAAAGGGCAGTCCTCAAGTTAGACGTCGATTTCTTGATATGGAAATCGGCCAGATTTCGCCGGTGTATTTGCATGAACTTTTAACATTCCAAAAATTACTGAAACAACGAAATCATTTATTAAAAATGCACCAAGGGAAACAGCAAGTGAATGATGTCATGTTTGACGTCTATACCGAGCAATATTGTCAGGCTGCAGTGACCGTCATTCAAAAACGGTTTGAATTTATGGAGCTTTTGCAAAAATGGGCAGAGCCAATTCATTTCGGTATTTCCCGAGAATTGGAAAAATTGACCATTCATTATAAAACCATTGCGGGAATGGATGCTTCATTGCCAGCCGAAAAAATGGTTGCGATGATGCAAGAAAAAGTAAAACAAACGCAAACTGCTGAGCTTGCACGTGGAATTACGTTAGTTGGTCCTCACCGAGATGATTTGCAATTCGAAGTGAACGGCTACGATGTCCAAACGTATGGGTCGCAGGGGCAGCAACGCACAACTGCTTTATCTTTGAAGTTAGCGGAAATTGAGCTCATAAAACAAGAAGTAGGAGAATCCCCGATTTTGCTACTCGATGATGTTCTTTCTGAATTAGATGATTACCGACAGTCTCACTTGTTACATACTATTCAAGGGGATGTACAAACATTCGTCACTACCACTAGTGTCGATGGAATCGATCATGAGACTATACAAAATGCGAAATTATTTCATGTTAAAGAGTCAAATGTCTTGATGGAAGAGTAG
- the gyrB gene encoding DNA topoisomerase (ATP-hydrolyzing) subunit B: MAMEEKTLPTYDADQIQVLEGLEAVRKRPGMYIGSTSSKGLHHLVWEIVDNAIDEALAGFCDEITITIEEDNWIKVEDNGRGIPVGMHEKMGRPAVEVIMTVLHAGGKFGGGGYKVSGGLHGVGASVVNALSEHTEVYVRLDGKLHSIKFQRGAVTQELQVIGEAEETGSTVRFKADPQIFQETTVYEYDILANRLRELAYLNRGISITIKDEREGSERTNNYHYEGGIKSYVEHLNKSKEPIHEEPIYIEGEKDGISIEIALQYNSGYASNIFSFANNINTYEGGTHESGFKMALTRVINDYGRKNNLLKDAESNLTGDDVREGLTAIVSVKHPDPQFEGQTKTKLGNSEVSTITNSLFSDAFERFMLENPQVARKVVEKGIMASRARLAAKKAREFTRRKSALEVSSLPGKLADCSSRNPAESEIYIVEGDSAGGSAKSGRDRHFQAILPLKGKILNVEKARLDKILSNAEIRAIITALGTGIGGDFQLEKARYHKIIIMTDADVDGAHIRTLLLTFLFRFMRPLIETGYVYIAQPPLFQVKQGKNVEYCYSDSQLQAILERLPKVPKPVIQRYKGLGEMDATQLWDTTMDPEVRTLLQVNLEDAIDADQTFERLMGDEVEPRRQFIEENAIYVKNLDI; the protein is encoded by the coding sequence ATGGCAATGGAAGAAAAAACATTACCAACATATGATGCAGATCAGATTCAAGTTTTAGAAGGTTTGGAAGCAGTCCGTAAACGTCCTGGTATGTATATTGGGTCAACAAGTTCAAAGGGTCTTCACCATTTAGTGTGGGAAATTGTGGATAATGCAATTGACGAAGCATTAGCTGGATTTTGTGATGAAATTACCATCACGATTGAAGAAGATAATTGGATTAAAGTCGAAGATAACGGTCGTGGAATTCCAGTCGGAATGCACGAAAAAATGGGTCGTCCTGCCGTTGAAGTCATTATGACCGTATTGCATGCAGGTGGGAAATTCGGTGGCGGAGGCTACAAAGTTTCTGGTGGTTTGCATGGTGTTGGTGCTTCTGTTGTAAATGCTTTATCCGAACATACAGAAGTCTATGTGAGACTAGACGGGAAATTACATTCGATTAAGTTTCAACGCGGAGCAGTGACGCAAGAATTACAAGTCATTGGAGAAGCAGAAGAAACTGGATCTACTGTTCGTTTTAAAGCAGATCCTCAAATCTTCCAAGAAACAACGGTATATGAATACGATATTTTAGCGAATCGTTTACGCGAATTGGCGTATTTAAATCGCGGCATAAGCATTACGATTAAAGACGAACGTGAAGGCTCCGAACGTACGAACAACTACCACTACGAAGGTGGGATCAAGTCATACGTCGAGCATTTAAATAAATCAAAAGAACCGATTCATGAAGAACCGATTTATATCGAAGGTGAAAAAGATGGAATCTCGATCGAGATTGCGTTGCAATATAACAGTGGGTATGCGTCAAACATCTTTTCATTTGCCAATAATATCAATACGTATGAAGGCGGTACGCATGAGTCCGGCTTTAAAATGGCGCTTACTCGAGTCATCAATGATTACGGTCGTAAAAATAATTTACTAAAAGACGCGGAGTCGAATTTAACAGGGGATGATGTGCGAGAAGGTTTAACAGCCATCGTATCCGTTAAACACCCGGATCCTCAATTTGAAGGACAAACAAAAACGAAACTAGGGAATTCTGAAGTAAGCACGATTACCAATTCCTTATTCTCAGATGCGTTTGAACGTTTCATGTTAGAAAATCCTCAAGTTGCTCGAAAAGTAGTGGAAAAAGGAATTATGGCTTCTCGTGCGCGTTTAGCTGCGAAGAAAGCTCGTGAATTCACTCGTCGTAAATCAGCACTAGAAGTGTCGAGTTTACCTGGTAAACTTGCCGATTGTTCGTCGCGTAATCCAGCGGAAAGCGAAATTTACATTGTAGAGGGTGACTCTGCAGGTGGTTCTGCAAAATCTGGACGTGATCGTCATTTCCAAGCGATTCTGCCGTTGAAAGGGAAAATCCTGAACGTGGAAAAAGCACGTTTAGACAAAATTCTTTCCAATGCAGAAATCCGTGCGATTATCACAGCACTTGGTACAGGCATCGGTGGCGATTTCCAATTAGAAAAAGCACGCTACCACAAAATTATTATTATGACGGATGCGGACGTAGATGGTGCACATATTCGTACCCTTTTGTTAACGTTCTTATTCCGCTTTATGCGTCCACTCATAGAAACGGGTTATGTCTATATAGCACAGCCGCCTTTATTCCAAGTGAAGCAAGGAAAGAATGTGGAGTATTGCTACTCCGATTCTCAACTTCAGGCGATACTAGAGCGATTACCGAAAGTTCCAAAACCGGTTATTCAACGGTATAAAGGACTTGGAGAAATGGATGCTACTCAATTATGGGATACAACTATGGATCCAGAAGTACGTACGTTATTGCAAGTAAATTTAGAAGATGCGATAGACGCAGACCAAACATTTGAACGATTAATGGGAGACGAAGTAGAACCACGTCGTCAATTTATCGAAGAGAATGCAATTTACGTGAAAAACTTAGATATATAA
- a CDS encoding HD-GYP domain-containing protein: MEHLIVKVADLKLGNEIAEDIFANTSFPLIRKDTRITREHFHVFRAFHITEVPVINRDPFNKEEAELEESSTEPKLNETPNLKLVAHDVANLYKSSVADYKKEFTNWQSGAKVDVSKIRQLVIPIVEKVLNHRQIVAMLNDLSSVRDYTHHHAIALGIIAGSLAKKLGYDHGQIMQIATAAALSDCGMSRITNRILEKSEALTQMEFNEIKKHTIYGYSMVKDSPLLRPEMKLAILQHHERLDGSGYPKGEKMEDISMVSQIIAVADIYHAMTSERIYRPKASPFKVLEMIREDEFGKFNIQVVQALISIVGDLPIGLRVELSSGETGEVIFNQQNVPTRPMIRLSNSGEILDLSKKRQLYIERILG, translated from the coding sequence TTGGAACATCTCATCGTGAAAGTTGCAGACTTAAAGCTTGGCAATGAAATTGCAGAAGATATTTTTGCCAATACAAGTTTTCCGTTGATCAGAAAAGACACCAGAATAACTCGAGAGCACTTTCATGTGTTTCGAGCTTTTCATATTACAGAAGTTCCGGTTATCAATCGCGATCCATTTAATAAAGAAGAAGCAGAATTAGAAGAATCATCTACTGAGCCGAAGTTAAATGAAACACCAAATCTTAAATTGGTAGCTCATGACGTAGCAAATCTATATAAGTCATCGGTCGCTGATTACAAAAAAGAATTTACTAATTGGCAATCTGGAGCAAAAGTAGACGTGTCAAAAATACGTCAACTTGTCATTCCAATTGTGGAGAAAGTATTGAATCATCGTCAAATTGTGGCGATGTTAAATGATTTGTCGTCCGTTCGTGATTATACACATCATCATGCGATTGCATTGGGAATTATTGCAGGAAGCCTTGCAAAAAAACTCGGATACGATCACGGCCAAATCATGCAAATAGCCACAGCAGCAGCATTATCGGATTGTGGAATGTCGCGTATCACTAATCGAATTTTAGAAAAAAGTGAAGCTCTAACTCAGATGGAATTCAATGAAATAAAAAAACACACTATTTATGGTTACTCAATGGTGAAAGATTCTCCCCTACTTCGTCCAGAAATGAAGCTTGCTATTTTACAGCATCATGAACGTCTTGATGGAAGTGGTTATCCAAAAGGAGAAAAGATGGAGGACATTTCCATGGTCTCTCAAATAATTGCGGTGGCAGATATTTATCACGCAATGACTTCTGAAAGAATTTATCGTCCAAAGGCATCACCTTTTAAAGTATTGGAAATGATTCGAGAAGATGAATTCGGAAAGTTTAATATCCAAGTAGTTCAAGCGCTGATTTCGATTGTAGGTGATTTGCCAATAGGACTTCGAGTGGAATTGTCATCTGGAGAAACCGGCGAAGTAATTTTTAATCAACAAAATGTACCGACACGTCCAATGATTCGTTTATCCAATTCAGGAGAAATTTTGGACCTCTCTAAGAAAAGACAACTATATATAGAAAGAATTCTTGGATAA
- the dnaA gene encoding chromosomal replication initiator protein DnaA codes for MEHLEDLWSGVLAQIEQKISKPSYETWLKSTKMLSYQGDTVTIAAPNSFARDWLDTHYIHLLSGILTEMTGESLSIKFVVQKDQGEEDFAPPKPILQSNNDDQPEFSPGMLNSKYTFDTFVIGSGNRFAHAASLAVAEAPAKAYNPLFIYGGVGLGKTHLMHAIGHYVQDHNPNAKVVYLSSEKFTNEFINSIRDNQTVDFRNKYRSVDVLLIDDIQFLAGKEQTQEEFFHTFNTLHEESKQIVISSDRPPKEIPTLEDRLRSRFEWGLITDITPPDLETRIAILRKKARADGLDISNDVMAYIANSIDSNIRELEGALIRVVAYSSLVNKDMSAELAAEALKDIMPNSKPRMITILDIQKTVGEHFNVRLEDFTAKKRTKSIAFPRQIAMYLSRELTSFSLPKIGEEFGGRDHTTVIHAHEKISTMLKEDQVLQQDLKEIKSALGKS; via the coding sequence TTGGAACATTTAGAAGATCTTTGGTCTGGCGTGCTTGCTCAAATTGAGCAAAAAATTTCCAAACCAAGTTATGAAACATGGCTCAAATCGACAAAAATGCTTAGTTATCAAGGGGATACGGTAACCATTGCTGCCCCGAATTCATTTGCGAGAGATTGGTTAGATACTCATTATATTCATCTATTGTCCGGAATATTAACCGAAATGACAGGAGAATCCTTATCGATAAAATTCGTCGTACAGAAGGATCAAGGGGAAGAAGATTTCGCCCCACCAAAACCAATTCTGCAGTCAAACAATGATGATCAACCTGAATTCTCACCAGGAATGCTTAACTCTAAGTACACATTTGATACATTCGTAATTGGTTCCGGAAATCGTTTTGCACATGCTGCATCGCTTGCAGTAGCAGAAGCACCAGCAAAAGCTTACAATCCACTTTTTATCTATGGTGGTGTTGGACTCGGAAAAACCCATTTAATGCATGCAATTGGTCACTATGTACAGGATCACAATCCAAATGCAAAAGTGGTATATTTGTCATCTGAAAAATTTACAAATGAATTCATTAACTCGATTCGAGACAATCAAACCGTCGATTTCCGCAATAAATACCGGAGCGTAGACGTGCTGTTAATAGATGATATTCAGTTCCTAGCTGGAAAAGAACAAACACAAGAAGAATTTTTCCATACGTTTAATACGCTACATGAGGAATCCAAACAAATTGTCATTTCAAGTGACCGTCCTCCGAAAGAAATACCGACACTAGAGGATCGACTTCGTTCTCGTTTTGAATGGGGATTAATAACCGATATTACGCCTCCAGACTTGGAAACCCGTATTGCGATTCTTCGCAAAAAAGCACGCGCAGATGGATTGGATATCTCAAATGATGTAATGGCATATATTGCCAATTCCATTGATTCCAATATTCGGGAGCTTGAAGGAGCGTTAATACGTGTTGTGGCTTATTCGTCGTTGGTAAATAAAGATATGAGTGCGGAGTTGGCAGCGGAAGCATTAAAGGATATTATGCCAAATTCGAAACCTCGAATGATTACTATTTTGGACATTCAAAAAACAGTCGGTGAGCACTTTAATGTACGATTGGAAGATTTTACAGCGAAGAAACGAACAAAATCGATTGCATTTCCTCGTCAAATCGCGATGTACTTATCTCGAGAATTAACATCCTTTTCTTTACCGAAAATTGGAGAAGAGTTTGGAGGCCGTGATCATACGACGGTGATTCATGCCCACGAGAAAATTTCCACGATGTTAAAAGAGGATCAAGTCCTGCAACAAGACTTAAAAGAGATTAAAAGCGCATTAGGTAAGTCCTAA
- a CDS encoding MDR family MFS transporter has translation MNKFAFHPMVWTLLLGTMFARGASFMALPFLALYLSNTHGVHPILIGITIGLSRLTGMFGGFIGGYLSDRFGRKVIMLSSIFIWAFVYIGFSIADHIYVFMALNAVNGICRSFFEPSSQALMADVTTQELKKRVFSLRYMAINIGAAVGPLIGVYVAKYNSTMPFFLTGCMYLLYAITLVIMFSKFPVSRVTPVNQLKMMDAFQAIAKDRVLLLFILGGTFISFSYSQIDSNLPQFIEQSFGDGISLFATLIAINAIIVVILQLPLGLLSEKWPVLRTVMIGSLLFAIGFGMFGFASTFTGLIAAMVIVTIGEIFIFPSTSVFIDAIAPDGKRGTYFGANQLQSLGGFAGPMIGGAIFSGFGGSVLFQCIFFIVLFGCAFYAIGNKAMQKRSNVVSM, from the coding sequence TTGAACAAATTTGCATTTCATCCAATGGTATGGACTTTACTACTGGGAACAATGTTTGCACGAGGTGCGAGTTTTATGGCACTTCCATTTTTAGCACTTTATTTATCCAATACACATGGCGTTCATCCAATTCTAATCGGTATTACCATTGGACTCTCGAGATTAACCGGAATGTTCGGAGGATTCATCGGAGGATATTTATCCGATCGCTTCGGAAGAAAAGTGATCATGTTAAGCTCCATATTTATCTGGGCTTTTGTGTATATCGGATTTTCCATTGCCGATCACATTTATGTATTCATGGCACTAAATGCTGTAAACGGCATTTGCCGATCCTTTTTCGAACCATCTTCTCAAGCTTTAATGGCGGATGTAACAACGCAGGAATTGAAAAAAAGAGTCTTTTCTCTACGGTATATGGCAATTAATATCGGCGCAGCTGTTGGTCCCTTGATCGGAGTGTACGTCGCAAAGTATAACTCCACCATGCCTTTCTTTTTAACAGGTTGCATGTATTTACTTTACGCCATCACGTTAGTAATCATGTTCTCCAAGTTTCCTGTTTCACGTGTAACTCCTGTCAATCAATTAAAAATGATGGATGCATTCCAAGCGATTGCCAAAGATCGCGTATTGTTATTATTCATACTTGGTGGAACTTTCATCAGCTTTTCGTATTCACAAATCGATTCGAATTTACCGCAATTTATTGAACAATCGTTTGGAGACGGAATTTCTTTGTTTGCAACGCTCATTGCAATCAATGCCATCATCGTTGTTATTCTTCAATTGCCGCTCGGTCTTCTCTCTGAAAAATGGCCGGTACTTCGAACTGTGATGATTGGTAGTCTACTTTTTGCAATAGGTTTTGGAATGTTTGGATTCGCAAGTACTTTTACCGGCTTAATAGCTGCTATGGTAATTGTCACGATAGGAGAAATCTTCATTTTTCCGAGCACGTCTGTATTTATTGATGCGATTGCTCCAGATGGTAAACGTGGAACCTATTTCGGAGCGAACCAACTGCAGTCACTTGGAGGGTTTGCTGGACCGATGATTGGTGGTGCTATTTTTAGCGGATTTGGTGGAAGCGTCTTGTTTCAATGCATCTTTTTTATCGTTCTTTTCGGTTGTGCTTTTTACGCAATTGGAAATAAAGCCATGCAGAAACGATCGAACGTCGTCTCGATGTAA
- the yaaA gene encoding S4 domain-containing protein YaaA, which translates to MQELVIDTEYITLGQALKLTDAISSGGMAKFFLSEYEVFVNGEKDDRRGRKLRDGDIVMIPEVGRVKIVKSTTN; encoded by the coding sequence TTGCAAGAATTAGTGATAGATACAGAATATATTACGCTTGGTCAGGCACTGAAGCTAACGGATGCAATCAGTTCAGGTGGGATGGCAAAATTTTTCCTAAGTGAGTACGAGGTTTTTGTAAATGGAGAAAAAGACGATCGTCGAGGCAGAAAACTGCGTGATGGCGATATCGTGATGATTCCAGAAGTAGGTCGCGTCAAGATCGTTAAGTCAACGACGAATTAA